In Phenylobacterium zucineum HLK1, one DNA window encodes the following:
- a CDS encoding NAD(P)H-dependent flavin oxidoreductase, producing the protein MNLRTLLADLPIPILQAPMVGATTAGIALAVSRAGGMGWLAAGAMAAADIEAEVAALKAALDAPFGVNLLMAPKAAPERWEVDAALARLAPWYEELGAARPALPNQYAPDFDSQLEAVIRSAPPVASFTFDILTRDQVDALHGAGTLVIGTAATVAEARAWAQAGADGVCAQGFEAGGHRGNFLAGIEGSLVGTMALVTTIREAVDLPVIAAGGIMDGRGVAAALALGADAVQMGTAFLLADEAATGATWRGALAAAADDPTRLTRAFTGRYARGVENRFMREMHDVQEDVPAYPVQNRLTQPLRAAADRAGDPEMMSLWAGQGVKLARPGPAGELIRRWWDEARTAGDAVVRRTRGEEGP; encoded by the coding sequence ATGAACCTGCGCACGCTGCTGGCCGACCTGCCGATCCCGATCCTCCAGGCCCCCATGGTCGGAGCGACGACGGCGGGCATCGCGCTGGCGGTGAGCCGCGCCGGGGGCATGGGCTGGCTGGCGGCGGGGGCCATGGCGGCGGCGGACATCGAGGCCGAGGTCGCCGCGCTGAAGGCCGCGCTCGACGCGCCGTTCGGCGTGAACCTGCTGATGGCGCCCAAGGCTGCGCCCGAGCGGTGGGAGGTGGACGCCGCGCTCGCCCGCCTGGCCCCGTGGTACGAGGAGTTGGGCGCGGCGAGGCCGGCGCTGCCCAACCAGTACGCGCCGGACTTCGACTCCCAGCTGGAGGCGGTGATCCGCTCGGCTCCGCCGGTCGCCTCCTTCACCTTCGACATTCTGACGCGGGATCAGGTGGACGCCCTGCACGGCGCCGGCACCCTGGTGATCGGCACGGCGGCGACCGTCGCCGAGGCGCGCGCGTGGGCGCAGGCCGGCGCCGACGGCGTCTGCGCCCAGGGCTTCGAGGCCGGCGGCCACCGGGGCAATTTCCTGGCGGGGATCGAGGGCAGCCTGGTCGGGACGATGGCGCTGGTGACGACGATCCGCGAGGCGGTGGACCTGCCGGTGATCGCCGCGGGCGGGATCATGGACGGGCGCGGGGTCGCCGCCGCCCTGGCGCTCGGCGCGGACGCGGTCCAGATGGGCACCGCCTTCCTGCTGGCCGACGAGGCGGCGACCGGCGCCACCTGGCGCGGCGCGCTGGCGGCCGCCGCAGACGACCCGACCCGGCTCACGCGCGCCTTCACCGGCCGCTATGCCCGCGGCGTCGAGAACCGCTTCATGCGCGAGATGCACGACGTCCAGGAGGACGTGCCCGCCTATCCCGTGCAGAACCGCCTGACCCAGCCGCTCCGTGCGGCCGCGGACCGGGCGGGCGATCCCGAAATGATGTCCCTGTGGGCCGGGCAGGGGGTGAAGCTCGCGCGGCCGGGCCCGGCGGGCGAGCTGATCCGCCGGTGGTGGGACGAGGCCCGGACCGCCGGGGACGCGGTCGTCCGGCGTACAAGGGGAGAGGAGGGGCCATGA
- a CDS encoding NADP-dependent isocitrate dehydrogenase, with protein MAKIKVANPVVDLDGDEMTRIIWKLIKDKLIFPFVDLPIEYYDLGIEHRDATDDKVTVEAAEAIKKHGVGIKCATITPDEARVEEFKLKKMWKSPNGTIRNILGGVVFREPIICRNVPRLIPGWTQPIIVGRHAFGDQYKATDFVVPGKGKLKISWEGEDGQRIEHDVFDFPGGGVAMGMYNLDSSIREFAHACFAYGLNRKYPVYLSTKNTILKAYDGRFKDIFAEIFEAEYAAKYKEAGLVYEHRLIDDMVASALKWSGAFIWACKNYDGDVQSDQVAQGFGSLGLMTSVLVTPDGRTLEAEAAHGTVTRHYRQHQRGESTSTNSIASIFAWTRGLEHRAKLDGNEDLARFAKTLEQVCVSTVESGSMTKDLALLVGDTQGWLTTEGFIDKVAANLEKALAA; from the coding sequence ATGGCCAAGATCAAAGTCGCCAACCCTGTCGTCGACCTCGACGGGGACGAGATGACCCGCATCATCTGGAAGCTCATCAAGGACAAGCTGATCTTCCCGTTCGTCGACCTGCCGATCGAGTACTACGACCTCGGCATCGAGCATCGCGATGCGACGGACGACAAGGTGACGGTCGAGGCGGCCGAGGCCATCAAGAAGCACGGCGTCGGCATCAAGTGCGCGACCATCACCCCGGACGAGGCCCGGGTGGAGGAATTCAAGCTCAAGAAGATGTGGAAGTCGCCGAACGGCACGATCCGCAACATCCTGGGCGGGGTCGTCTTCCGCGAGCCGATCATCTGCCGCAACGTGCCGCGCCTGATCCCCGGCTGGACCCAGCCGATCATCGTCGGCCGCCACGCCTTCGGCGACCAGTACAAGGCCACCGACTTCGTCGTGCCCGGCAAGGGCAAGCTGAAGATCAGCTGGGAAGGCGAGGACGGCCAGAGGATCGAGCACGACGTGTTCGATTTCCCCGGCGGCGGCGTCGCCATGGGCATGTACAACCTGGATTCCTCGATCCGCGAGTTCGCCCACGCCTGCTTCGCCTACGGCCTGAACCGCAAGTATCCGGTCTACCTGTCGACGAAGAACACCATCCTCAAGGCCTACGACGGGCGCTTCAAGGACATCTTCGCCGAGATCTTCGAGGCCGAGTACGCCGCGAAGTACAAGGAAGCCGGTCTCGTCTACGAGCACCGCCTGATCGACGACATGGTCGCCTCGGCCCTGAAGTGGTCGGGCGCCTTCATCTGGGCCTGCAAGAACTACGACGGCGACGTGCAGTCGGACCAGGTCGCCCAGGGCTTCGGCTCGCTGGGCCTGATGACCTCGGTGCTGGTGACGCCGGACGGCCGGACGCTGGAGGCCGAGGCCGCCCACGGCACGGTCACCCGCCACTACCGCCAGCACCAGCGCGGCGAGAGCACCTCGACCAACTCGATCGCCTCGATCTTCGCCTGGACCCGCGGCCTGGAGCACCGGGCCAAGCTGGACGGCAACGAGGACCTGGCGCGCTTCGCCAAGACCCTGGAGCAGGTCTGCGTCTCCACCGTCGAGAGCGGTTCGATGACCAAGGACCTGGCGCTGCTGGTCGGCGACACCCAGGGCTGGCTGACCACCGAGGGCTTCATCGACAAGGTGGCGGCGAACCTCGAGAAGGCGCTGGCGGCCTAA
- a CDS encoding DUF1254 domain-containing protein: MTDLRTAAREAWIYTLPLVEVATTRQRGQALGHHMGVFTHVRHLANHKHRAVTTPNNDTLYSTAQVDLAAGPVTITLPPAGERYLSLALMDAYTNNFAILGTRTTGPDGGTFRLVGPAEAAEGWNVIRAPTNHVWALARILVDGPHDLEAAREVQAGLSMQGPPCAAPGPYPPRQAPWPEYFAGAAALLAANPPPVTDLAILRRIAPLGLLDGFDAGRFGESEAVEIEAGVAEARKAVRKGGLGGMDFIEGWSYPSARLGDFDQDYLYRAAVALSGLAALPPAEAMYMRAQAPDGRSLFDGTKAWRLHFPASGHLPVDAFWSLSLYEATEDGQFFFADNPLDRYAIGDRTPGLKANEDGSLDIWIGHDTPGAERESNWLPAPAAPFALFMRAYLPRTELLDGGYRLPPVGAAEG, translated from the coding sequence ATGACCGACCTGAGAACCGCGGCCCGCGAGGCCTGGATCTACACCCTGCCGCTGGTGGAGGTGGCCACCACGCGGCAGCGGGGCCAGGCCCTGGGTCACCACATGGGCGTCTTCACCCACGTGCGTCACCTGGCCAACCACAAGCACCGGGCGGTGACGACGCCGAACAACGACACGCTCTATTCGACGGCGCAGGTGGACCTCGCCGCCGGGCCGGTGACGATCACCCTGCCGCCGGCGGGCGAGCGGTATCTCTCGCTCGCGCTGATGGACGCCTACACCAACAACTTCGCCATCCTGGGGACGCGGACGACCGGCCCGGACGGCGGGACCTTCCGGCTGGTGGGCCCGGCCGAGGCGGCCGAAGGCTGGAACGTGATCCGCGCGCCGACAAACCACGTCTGGGCCCTGGCGCGAATCCTGGTGGACGGTCCGCACGACCTCGAGGCCGCGCGCGAGGTGCAGGCGGGGCTGTCGATGCAGGGGCCGCCCTGCGCGGCGCCGGGGCCGTACCCTCCGCGGCAGGCGCCTTGGCCGGAGTACTTCGCCGGCGCGGCGGCGCTGCTCGCCGCCAACCCGCCGCCGGTGACCGACCTCGCGATCCTTCGCCGGATCGCCCCCCTGGGGCTGCTGGACGGTTTCGACGCCGGCCGTTTCGGCGAGTCCGAGGCGGTGGAGATCGAGGCCGGCGTCGCCGAGGCCCGCAAGGCCGTGCGCAAGGGCGGCCTCGGCGGCATGGATTTCATCGAGGGCTGGTCCTACCCCAGCGCCCGGCTCGGCGACTTCGACCAGGACTACCTCTACAGGGCCGCCGTCGCGCTCTCGGGCCTCGCCGCCCTGCCGCCCGCCGAGGCGATGTACATGCGCGCCCAGGCGCCCGACGGCCGCTCGCTGTTCGACGGGACGAAGGCCTGGCGGCTGCACTTCCCGGCAAGCGGCCACCTTCCTGTGGACGCGTTCTGGTCGCTCAGCCTCTACGAGGCGACCGAGGACGGGCAGTTCTTCTTTGCCGACAACCCGCTGGACCGGTACGCCATCGGCGATCGAACGCCGGGCCTGAAAGCCAACGAGGACGGTTCGCTGGACATCTGGATCGGCCACGACACCCCCGGCGCAGAGCGGGAGTCCAACTGGCTGCCCGCTCCGGCCGCGCCGTTCGCCCTGTTCATGCGGGCCTACCTGCCCAGGACCGAGCTGCTCGACGGCGGCTACCGGCTGCCGCCCGTGGGCGCCGCCGAAGGTTGA
- the rpsD gene encoding 30S ribosomal protein S4, whose product MSKRHSAKYKLDRRMGENIWGRPKSPVNSRAYGPGQHGQRRKSKVSDFGLQLRAKQKLKGYYGNITEKQFVRIYTEAARRKGNTSENLIALLESRLDAVVYRAKFVPTPFAARQFVNHGHVLVNGKRVNIPSYRVKPGDVVSVRERSRNMALVLEALQSSERDTPDYITLDAKGMSATFVRAPELAEVPYPVKMEPNLVVEFYAS is encoded by the coding sequence ATGTCGAAGCGCCATAGCGCCAAGTACAAACTCGACCGCCGGATGGGCGAGAACATCTGGGGTCGCCCGAAGTCCCCGGTCAACAGCCGCGCCTACGGCCCCGGCCAGCACGGCCAGCGCCGCAAGTCCAAGGTCTCGGACTTCGGCCTGCAGCTGCGCGCCAAGCAGAAGCTGAAGGGCTACTACGGCAACATCACCGAGAAGCAGTTCGTCCGCATCTACACGGAAGCTGCGCGCCGCAAGGGCAACACCTCGGAGAACCTGATCGCGCTGCTGGAGTCGCGCCTGGACGCGGTTGTCTATCGCGCCAAGTTCGTGCCGACCCCGTTCGCCGCCCGTCAGTTCGTCAACCACGGCCACGTCCTGGTGAACGGCAAGCGGGTGAACATCCCGTCCTACCGGGTGAAGCCGGGCGACGTGGTCTCGGTGCGCGAGCGTTCGCGCAACATGGCCCTGGTCCTGGAAGCGCTGCAGTCGTCGGAACGCGATACCCCTGACTACATCACCCTGGACGCCAAGGGCATGAGCGCCACCTTCGTCCGCGCGCCGGAACTGGCCGAAGTGCCGTACCCGGTGAAGATGGAGCCGAACCTCGTGGTCGAATTCTACGCGTCGTAA
- the alaS gene encoding alanine--tRNA ligase has protein sequence MASLNEIRTHFLDFFQRKEHAVVPSAPLVPQNDPTLLFVNAGMVPFKNYFTGAEASPWPRAASSQKSVRAGGKHNDLDNVGYTARHHTFFEMLGNFSFGDYFKERAISHAWELLTKEWALPVEKLMVTVYHTDDEAAALWKKIAGLPDHKIVRIPTSDNFWSMGDTGPCGPCSEIFYDHGEHIPGGPPGSPDEDGDRFVEIWNLVFMQFEQFADGTRADLPKPSIDTGMGLERIAAVLQGVHDNYDVDLFKDLIASTKAQLRAEGSDTTPSHRVIADHLRSSSFLIADGVLPSNEGRGYVLRRIMRRAMRHAHLLGADEPLMHRVAPTLVNLMGEAYPELRRAEPAIVETLRQEEERFRRTLGRGMTLLEEATAGLKDGDVLSGETAFKLYDTYGFPLDLTQDAVRAKGLTVNLDEFEQAMARQREMARENWVGSGQVAAAAEWFSIRDRLGPSDFTGYDNTEATGELLVLVSEGQEIERAGAGQRVQALFDRTPFYAESGGQAGDQGEVEWQGGRARVTDVQKQAGDLHVHDLEILEGELVPGARVRLAVDAERRASTRSNHSATHLLHAALRNVLGKHVTQKGQMVDGERIRFDFSHGQPLTAEEIERIEAEVNAVVRQNLPAQTKNMRPQEAIDAGAMALFGEKYGDSVRVLTLGRALDGEGDYSVELCGGTHVARTGDIALFKIVSEQGVAAGVRRIEALTGEAARRYLLEQASVAKSLAEQFKVPVSEVSARIEALQAQARKLEKELADAKRQLAMGGGGGAAAGPEEIGGVKVMARVMEGVGGKDLRPIAEEFKKQLPDGVIALVGVADGKAAVTVAVTGSATAKFNAAELAKAAVLAMGGQGAGGRPDFAQGGAPDASKAAEGLAAVKALLGA, from the coding sequence ATGGCGAGCCTGAACGAGATCCGCACGCACTTCCTGGACTTCTTCCAGCGCAAGGAGCACGCCGTGGTCCCCTCGGCTCCGCTCGTGCCGCAGAACGATCCCACGCTGCTGTTCGTCAACGCCGGGATGGTGCCCTTCAAGAACTACTTCACCGGCGCCGAGGCCTCGCCGTGGCCGCGCGCGGCCAGCTCGCAGAAGTCGGTCCGGGCGGGCGGCAAGCACAACGACCTCGACAACGTCGGCTACACCGCGCGCCACCACACCTTCTTCGAGATGCTGGGGAACTTCTCGTTCGGCGACTATTTCAAGGAGCGCGCGATCAGCCACGCCTGGGAGCTGCTGACCAAGGAGTGGGCGCTGCCGGTCGAGAAGCTGATGGTCACGGTGTACCACACCGACGACGAGGCCGCGGCCCTGTGGAAGAAGATCGCCGGCCTGCCCGACCACAAGATCGTCCGCATCCCGACCAGCGACAATTTCTGGTCGATGGGTGACACCGGCCCCTGCGGTCCCTGCTCGGAGATCTTCTACGACCACGGGGAGCACATCCCCGGCGGCCCGCCCGGCAGCCCGGACGAGGACGGCGACCGCTTCGTCGAGATCTGGAACCTCGTCTTCATGCAGTTCGAGCAGTTCGCCGACGGCACGCGCGCCGACCTGCCCAAGCCCTCGATCGACACCGGCATGGGCCTGGAGCGGATCGCCGCCGTGCTGCAGGGCGTGCACGACAACTATGACGTCGACCTGTTCAAGGACCTGATCGCCTCGACCAAGGCGCAGCTGCGCGCCGAGGGCTCGGACACCACGCCCTCTCACCGGGTGATCGCCGACCACCTGCGTTCGTCCAGCTTCCTGATCGCCGACGGGGTCCTGCCCTCGAACGAGGGCCGCGGCTACGTGCTGCGCCGGATCATGCGCCGGGCCATGCGCCACGCCCACCTGCTGGGCGCGGACGAGCCCCTGATGCACCGCGTCGCCCCGACGCTCGTGAACCTGATGGGCGAGGCCTATCCCGAGCTGCGCCGGGCCGAGCCCGCCATCGTCGAGACCCTGCGCCAGGAGGAGGAGCGGTTCCGCCGCACGCTCGGCCGCGGCATGACGCTGCTGGAGGAGGCGACGGCCGGCCTGAAGGACGGCGACGTGCTCTCGGGCGAGACCGCGTTCAAGCTCTACGACACCTACGGCTTCCCGCTGGACCTGACCCAGGACGCCGTCCGGGCCAAGGGCTTGACGGTGAACCTCGACGAGTTCGAGCAGGCGATGGCCCGCCAGCGCGAGATGGCGCGCGAGAACTGGGTGGGCTCGGGCCAGGTGGCCGCGGCGGCCGAATGGTTCTCGATCCGCGACCGCCTGGGGCCGAGCGACTTCACCGGCTACGACAACACCGAGGCCACCGGCGAGCTGCTGGTGCTGGTGTCGGAAGGCCAGGAGATCGAGCGCGCCGGCGCCGGCCAGCGGGTGCAGGCGCTGTTCGACCGCACGCCCTTCTACGCCGAGAGCGGCGGCCAGGCGGGCGACCAGGGCGAGGTCGAGTGGCAGGGCGGCCGCGCCCGCGTCACCGACGTCCAGAAACAGGCCGGCGATTTGCACGTCCACGACCTGGAGATCCTGGAGGGCGAGCTGGTCCCCGGCGCACGCGTGCGCCTGGCGGTGGACGCCGAGCGCCGCGCCAGCACCCGCTCGAACCACTCGGCCACCCACCTGCTGCACGCGGCCCTGCGCAACGTGCTGGGCAAGCACGTGACCCAGAAGGGCCAGATGGTCGACGGCGAGCGGATCCGCTTCGACTTCAGCCACGGCCAGCCGCTGACCGCCGAGGAGATAGAGCGCATCGAGGCCGAGGTGAACGCCGTCGTGCGCCAGAACCTGCCGGCGCAGACCAAGAACATGCGCCCGCAGGAGGCCATCGATGCCGGAGCCATGGCGCTGTTCGGCGAGAAGTACGGCGACTCGGTTCGCGTCCTCACGCTGGGCCGGGCCCTGGACGGCGAGGGCGACTACTCGGTCGAGCTGTGCGGCGGCACCCATGTCGCGCGCACCGGCGACATCGCGCTGTTCAAGATCGTCTCCGAGCAGGGCGTGGCCGCGGGGGTCCGGCGGATCGAGGCGCTGACCGGGGAGGCGGCGCGCCGCTACCTGCTGGAGCAGGCGTCGGTGGCCAAGTCGCTGGCCGAGCAGTTCAAGGTCCCGGTCTCGGAAGTCTCCGCCCGGATCGAGGCCCTGCAGGCCCAGGCCCGCAAGCTCGAGAAGGAGCTGGCCGACGCCAAGCGGCAGCTCGCCATGGGCGGCGGCGGCGGAGCCGCGGCGGGTCCGGAGGAGATCGGCGGGGTCAAGGTCATGGCCCGGGTCATGGAGGGCGTCGGCGGCAAGGACCTGCGGCCCATCGCCGAGGAGTTCAAGAAGCAGCTCCCCGACGGCGTCATCGCGCTGGTGGGCGTGGCCGACGGCAAGGCTGCGGTGACGGTGGCGGTCACCGGCTCTGCCACGGCGAAGTTCAACGCCGCGGAGCTCGCCAAGGCGGCCGTTCTGGCCATGGGCGGCCAAGGCGCCGGCGGCCGACCCGACTTCGCCCAGGGCGGAGCCCCGGACGCCAGCAAGGCCGCCGAGGGCCTCGCCGCCGTGAAGGCGTTGCTCGGCGCCTAG
- the bla gene encoding class A beta-lactamase yields MPRLEKPRRTNATLCRRGLLAAGGATLLAACGSGEPLTASVTPRLRMDRLNEEMAELARRARPGALGVGLMNLESGEAFTLAGDRRFPMQSVFKMLLGAAVLSEADAGRLPLDERHSLTEEQLSPPYSPIAEAWPARRDYTARELLTAAVSVSDNTAADVLMKRIGGPGAVDAWLQARRIEEIRVDRYERQLQTEAHGLPSFRPSWRTEAAFSTALAARPQTARMSAMRAYLADPRDTATPRGMLEFLSRLNANELLSPMSTLLLLQLMTDTPTGARRLKAGLPDGAILAHKTGTARTDLGLNVAINDVGIFTLPDKRSYALAVFLAGSTLDRAAREAIFADAARIAVRGVG; encoded by the coding sequence ATGCCGCGTTTAGAGAAGCCCCGCCGCACGAACGCAACCCTTTGCCGCCGGGGCCTGCTGGCCGCAGGCGGGGCCACGCTGCTGGCCGCCTGCGGATCCGGCGAGCCGCTCACCGCCTCGGTGACGCCCAGGCTGCGGATGGACCGGCTGAACGAGGAGATGGCCGAGCTGGCCCGGCGGGCCCGCCCCGGGGCGCTGGGCGTCGGGCTGATGAACCTGGAAAGCGGCGAGGCCTTCACGCTGGCCGGCGACCGGCGGTTCCCGATGCAGAGCGTCTTCAAGATGCTGCTCGGCGCGGCGGTGCTCTCCGAGGCCGACGCCGGCCGGCTGCCCCTGGACGAGCGGCACAGCCTCACCGAGGAACAGCTCTCCCCGCCCTACTCGCCGATCGCCGAGGCCTGGCCCGCTCGGCGGGACTACACGGCCCGCGAGCTGCTGACCGCGGCGGTGTCTGTCAGCGACAACACCGCCGCCGACGTGCTGATGAAGCGGATCGGCGGCCCCGGCGCGGTAGACGCCTGGCTGCAGGCGCGCCGGATCGAGGAGATCCGCGTCGACCGCTATGAGCGCCAGTTGCAGACCGAAGCCCACGGCCTGCCCTCATTCCGGCCGAGCTGGCGGACCGAGGCGGCGTTCTCCACGGCGCTGGCGGCGCGCCCGCAGACGGCCCGGATGAGCGCGATGCGCGCCTACCTCGCCGATCCCCGCGACACGGCCACACCGCGGGGAATGCTCGAGTTCCTGAGCCGGCTGAACGCCAACGAGCTGCTCAGCCCCATGTCGACGCTGCTGCTGCTCCAGCTGATGACCGACACGCCGACCGGCGCGCGGCGGCTGAAGGCGGGCCTGCCCGACGGGGCGATCCTGGCGCACAAGACCGGCACGGCGCGGACCGACCTCGGCCTCAACGTCGCCATCAACGACGTCGGCATCTTCACCCTGCCCGACAAGCGGTCGTACGCCCTGGCCGTCTTCCTCGCCGGATCGACGCTGGACCGCGCCGCCCGGGAGGCCATCTTCGCCGACGCGGCGCGGATCGCCGTGCGCGGGGTCGGATAG
- a CDS encoding tetratricopeptide repeat protein has protein sequence MLRRIVAGAVAGLAVLASAANAEAAWYKAETDRFVVYGEGREGEVRDYALKLQTFDAMLRLFHPSTLDTVPATKVQVYLVDGLRDLRRMRPSLGAGVHGFYAASNEGVIAAVATERSLEADDVLFHEYAHHFMLENFPAAYPAWFVEGFAEYFMTAEITDEGVKVGGYNPQRAAAVFLARWLPWEEVFSKTTAETHRRDTAAYYSQAWLLAHYMYSDRERAAQLDKAITAIAGGAPPVEAFQAATGMDSRELTRVLRRYDKLQLYLVRDPLKTPPAMTVTRLQPSADEFLLDHVRLLFSRTGRLDQGFLDSVRRRAARLPDDPFAQRTLARAEYVMGDVAAGEAIMKAQLAARPDDLETVLLAGMGQVLAGLREPQNRQQRFRAGRPFLAKAYALDKRDFRPLYAYGLARSVEPEFPTDNDMTVLLEARALAPSVQENSVRAGLALLKVGRKDDARKVLAAVINNPHGGGYAARARALLEGASESDAEAAGQAEEAPPDETE, from the coding sequence ATGCTGCGGCGGATCGTGGCGGGGGCGGTGGCCGGCCTGGCGGTGCTGGCGTCGGCCGCGAACGCCGAGGCGGCCTGGTACAAGGCCGAGACCGACCGCTTCGTGGTCTACGGCGAAGGGCGCGAGGGCGAGGTGCGCGACTACGCCCTCAAGCTGCAGACCTTCGACGCCATGCTGCGGCTGTTCCATCCCAGCACCCTGGACACGGTCCCGGCGACGAAGGTGCAGGTCTATCTGGTGGACGGCCTGCGCGACCTGCGCCGCATGCGGCCCAGTCTCGGGGCCGGGGTCCACGGCTTCTATGCGGCGTCGAACGAGGGCGTGATCGCCGCGGTGGCGACCGAGCGCAGCCTCGAAGCCGACGACGTCCTGTTCCACGAATACGCCCACCACTTCATGCTGGAGAACTTCCCGGCCGCCTATCCGGCCTGGTTCGTGGAGGGCTTCGCCGAGTACTTCATGACCGCCGAGATCACGGACGAGGGGGTGAAGGTCGGCGGCTACAATCCCCAGCGGGCGGCGGCCGTCTTCCTCGCCCGCTGGCTGCCGTGGGAGGAGGTCTTCTCCAAGACGACGGCCGAGACCCACCGGCGCGATACGGCGGCCTATTACTCCCAGGCCTGGCTGCTGGCGCACTACATGTACAGCGACCGAGAGCGGGCGGCCCAGCTCGACAAGGCGATCACCGCCATCGCGGGCGGCGCGCCGCCGGTCGAAGCGTTCCAGGCGGCCACCGGCATGGACTCGCGCGAGCTGACGCGGGTCCTGCGCCGCTACGACAAGCTGCAGCTCTACCTCGTGCGCGACCCGCTGAAGACGCCGCCGGCCATGACGGTCACGCGCCTGCAGCCCAGCGCCGACGAATTCCTGCTGGACCATGTGCGCCTGCTGTTCTCGCGGACCGGCCGGCTCGACCAGGGCTTCCTCGACAGTGTGCGGCGGCGCGCCGCGCGCCTGCCGGACGACCCATTCGCTCAGCGCACCCTGGCCCGCGCCGAGTACGTCATGGGCGACGTCGCGGCGGGGGAGGCGATCATGAAGGCCCAGCTGGCGGCCCGTCCGGACGATCTGGAGACCGTGCTGCTCGCCGGCATGGGCCAGGTGCTGGCGGGCTTGCGCGAGCCGCAGAACCGTCAGCAGCGCTTCCGCGCCGGCCGGCCGTTCCTGGCCAAGGCGTACGCCCTCGACAAGCGCGACTTCCGCCCGCTGTACGCCTACGGCCTGGCGCGGAGCGTGGAGCCGGAGTTCCCCACCGACAATGACATGACCGTCCTGCTGGAGGCGCGGGCCCTGGCGCCGTCCGTGCAGGAGAACTCTGTGAGGGCCGGGCTCGCCCTCCTGAAGGTCGGACGCAAGGACGATGCGCGGAAGGTCCTGGCCGCGGTGATCAACAATCCCCACGGCGGCGGCTACGCCGCCCGGGCGCGGGCGCTGCTCGAAGGGGCGTCGGAGTCCGACGCCGAGGCGGCGGGCCAGGCCGAGGAGGCCCCTCCCGACGAAACCGAATGA
- a CDS encoding RNA methyltransferase: MSEVSYPAPVIILNTPQLAENIGAVARVMANFGLSDLRLVNPRDGWPLERAWASASGADWPLNAARVYDSVAAAIADLQLIYATTARPRELQLPVLTPRRAAGDLHAAAAAGQRVGLLFGGERAGLETQDIALCQAVVTIPIDPRFRSLNLAQAVAINAYEWRATAADRPPPNFREGPPPATGEALLGFYEHLERELETAGFFHPPEKTPNMIQNLRSALGRARFTDQEVRTLRGVVTALSRGRGKVLEKIARKGAPEGDG, from the coding sequence ATGTCCGAAGTTTCGTATCCTGCGCCTGTCATTATCCTGAACACGCCCCAGTTGGCGGAAAACATCGGGGCCGTGGCGCGGGTCATGGCCAACTTCGGCCTGTCGGACCTGCGCCTGGTGAATCCGCGGGACGGCTGGCCCCTTGAACGCGCCTGGGCCTCGGCTTCCGGCGCGGACTGGCCGCTGAACGCCGCCCGGGTCTACGACAGCGTGGCGGCCGCGATCGCAGACCTGCAGCTCATCTATGCGACCACGGCCCGGCCGCGGGAGCTGCAGCTTCCCGTGCTGACGCCCCGCCGGGCGGCGGGCGATCTGCACGCCGCCGCGGCCGCCGGCCAGCGGGTCGGTCTTCTGTTCGGGGGGGAGCGGGCCGGGCTTGAGACCCAGGACATCGCGCTGTGCCAGGCGGTGGTGACCATTCCCATCGATCCGCGCTTCCGCTCCCTCAACCTCGCCCAGGCCGTCGCCATCAACGCCTACGAGTGGCGGGCGACCGCGGCCGACCGCCCTCCGCCGAACTTCCGCGAGGGGCCGCCGCCGGCCACGGGCGAGGCGCTGCTGGGCTTCTACGAGCACCTGGAACGCGAACTGGAGACGGCCGGCTTCTTCCACCCGCCGGAGAAGACCCCGAACATGATTCAGAACCTCCGGAGCGCGCTGGGCCGGGCGCGGTTCACGGACCAGGAGGTCCGCACTCTGCGGGGCGTGGTCACCGCCCTGTCCCGCGGACGCGGCAAGGTGCTGGAGAAGATCGCCCGCAAGGGCGCGCCCGAGGGCGACGGATGA
- a CDS encoding VOC family protein — translation MTLGYVTLGAHDPEEATKFFDPTLGALGYEASRPFPGWVMYGPKGKDAILGICKPYDGKEPRAGNGNMLSFLASSKEQIQAAHAAALANGGTCEGPPGYRPSDATSGFYAAYFRDPVGNKLCAFLMD, via the coding sequence ATGACCCTCGGCTATGTGACCCTCGGCGCCCACGACCCTGAAGAGGCGACTAAATTCTTCGATCCGACGCTCGGCGCGCTCGGCTACGAGGCCTCCCGGCCCTTCCCCGGCTGGGTAATGTACGGGCCGAAGGGAAAGGATGCGATCCTCGGGATCTGCAAGCCCTACGACGGCAAGGAGCCGCGGGCGGGCAACGGGAACATGCTGTCGTTCCTGGCGAGCTCGAAGGAGCAGATCCAGGCGGCCCACGCCGCCGCGCTCGCCAACGGCGGCACGTGCGAAGGCCCGCCGGGCTATCGGCCGAGCGACGCCACCAGCGGCTTCTATGCCGCCTACTTCCGCGATCCGGTTGGCAACAAGCTCTGCGCCTTCCTGATGGACTAG